Genomic window (Nitratidesulfovibrio vulgaris str. Hildenborough):
TCGCCCGCGTCCACGGGGTGCACATACGGCTTCTCGACGTGGGCGGCGGCTTCGGCGTGCAGACCAGCAAGAACATGTCCGGCGTGGAATACGGCCTGTACCGACTGTTCGGGGTGGCACCGGGCGGGGCGTGGCTCGACCCGTTCCAGGACTTCCGCCTCTACATCCGCGACATGGCTGCGCTGCTGACCTCGTACTGCCGCGACAATGCCCTGCCGCAGCCCGTGGTCTGCCTCGAACCGGGCAGGCTGCTCACCAGCGGGGCCGAACTGCTGCTGACCCGCGTGAAGGCCGTCAAGGAACGGCCCGGGGCGGAACCCTTCGCCATCACCGACGGGGGGCGTCTCTCGCAGGCCTACCCCTGCGACTTCGAATGGCACGAGGCCTTTCTCGCCAACGACCTGCGCAGGCCGCTTGCACGCGCCTACACGGTGACGGGCAGGGTCTGCACGCGTTCCGACTGGCTGTACCGGGGCAAGGTCATGCCTGAACTCGCTTCCGGTGACATCCTCGCCGTGCTGGACGCCGGGGCCTATTTCTCGTCGTACGCCATGAACTTCGCCTTCCCGCGTGCCGCCGTGGTGGGCGTGGAGGACGGGCGGGCGCGTGTGATGCGCCACCGCGAGACCTTCCGCCACCTGACGGCCATGGATGAGGTGCAACTGGTCGATGTGAAGCTGGACGGAGTGGCACTGGACGACGAGGCGTCGGCAGGGGCAGGGCCCCACGAGACGGGATGCGTCGGGATGTCCGGGGCTCTTGGGGCATCCGGGGCCGGGGGGCTGCCGGGTATGCCCGCCGCACCGTCACCGGGCACGCCGTCATCCCCGCCGAGAGCGCATGGCACGACGGGCACGCGAGGGGGCGGCGCATGACAGGTCACGCCCTGCATATCGCCCCCTGCGGGCCGTCACGCCACGCCGAGTGGGATGCCTTCGTCGAGGCGCATCCCGCCCGCCCGCTGTTCCATTCACGGCGGTGGCTGTCGTTGCTCGCCCGCCATCAGGGCGTGCGTCTCGACCTCCATTGCATCGAGGCGCAAGGCCGCGTGGTGGGGCTGCTGCCCATGTTCAGCCGGGGCTACGGCGTCATCCGGGTGCATTCGTCGCCCTATGTGGTGACGGATACGCCCTACCTCGGCCCGCTGGTGGACGACGACGTGTCGCCTCATGCCCTGTGGGCCGCGCTTCTCGACCATGCGCGGCACAGCGGCATGGACTTCGTGCGCCTGTTCACCCGTGTGGGTATGGCGTGCCCCCCCGTGGACGGCACGCCCGCCGGGGTGCAGCGCAAGACCACGCATGTGCTCGACCTCACGCCGGGGGAGGAGGCCCTCTGGAACGGTCTGGAGGGGCGCTGCCGCACGGCGGTGCGCAAGGCCGCCAAGGAGGGCGTGACCGTGGAACCCATGGCGGACGATGCCGCCCTCGAACGGTTCGTGGACATGCTCGAAGGCGTCTACGCCCGACAGGGGCTGACCTCGCCCAACCCCCGCGCCTTCTACCGCGACGTGTGGCGCACCTTCGGCGGGCGCGAGGTCGTGGGGCTGACGGCGCGGCACGAGGGACGCGACATCGCCTCGGCGCTCTTCGTCATGGACGCGCGCGACGCCTACTACATCAGCGGTGCCTCGGCGGGCGACTGCGGGCGGTTGTCGCCCAACAACATCCTGCAATGGGAGGCCATACGCCTCGCCCTCGCGCGGGGGGTGGTCAGGTACGACTTCGTGGGGTCCGACATCCCGCGCATCGCACGTTTCAAGGCGAGTTTCGGCGGGCAGCTGCATGAATACTGGTGCGTCGAGTGCGCGCCATCCCGCGTGGCGCGCTTCATGCGCGCTGCCTACCCGTGGCTCAAACGGCGACTGGGCAGGGTGTGATGACGGCACGGCACGACGCAGAGAGACCCCGGCACCAGCGCCGGGGAAGGGAAACGGAGGCGGCAGCATGATAGGATATGCGCGCATGATGTTGCACAGGCTGAGCAACAGCGCGTGCCATGCGAGGATGCGCGAGCATCTCGCACTGGAACGGCTGCCGCACGACGAGTTGCGGCAGAGGCAGTTCTGGGTCGCGGTCACGCTGCTCAAGCACGCCTACGAGACGGTGCCCCATTACCGTGCGCTCATGGACGGGGCGGGGCTGCATCCCGACGCGGTACGCAGCTTCGCGGACTTCGCGGCGCTGCCCGTGCTGCGCCGGTGGCCCGCCGGGGCACCTGCGCCCGACCTCGTGTCCAAGGCCCTGCCCCGCAAGGCGCTGGCGGCGCTGCAAGGGCAGTCTGCCGAGAACGGGGGCTGCCTGCCCGCGCCCATCCTGCGCGACCGCGCCGCCCGCGACGAGACGCAGGCCAACTGGCTGCTGTGCCTCACCTTCGCGGGATGGACACAGGCGGACATGGTGGTGCGGCTGTATGCCGCGTCGGGCGACGAGTCGGGCGACCTGCTGCACCCCGGCGTGCGCGAATGGCTGGCGGGGACCCTCGCCGTGGACGGCTGCACCTACGCACCGGACGCCGTGGCGCAGTGGGTGAAGGCCATCCGCCGTTGCGGCAGGGCCTATGTGCTGGGCAATGCTCGCGTCATGGCGGACATGGCGGACTTCATGCGCGAGGGCGGCATCCGGCTTGGCAACGTGCGCGGGGCCGTGGTGTCGGGCGGCAGGGGCGACCACCACCCGTATGCGAACGGCCTTCCGGATGCTGGCGGCCTGCATATCGGGGTGCCCGGCCAGACCGACCAGACCGGCCAGACCGGCCAGACCGGCCACGCCGTGCACACGGGGCCTGCCGACGGTGACGGGACGGGGCGGCAGCGCATCGCCGAGGCCTTCGGCTGCCCGGTGTTCGACCTGTACGGCTGCGCCGAGGTGCCCTGCATCGCCATGCAATGCGGCGCGGGCAACCTGCACCTGCTGACGCACTCGGCCCATGTGGCGTTCGAACCCGATGCCGCGTGCGGCCCGCCACGCCTCATCGTCACCGACCTCAACAACAGGGCCATGCCCGTGCTGCGCTTCGACACCGGCGACCACGGCGTGCCCGTGGACGGCCCGTGCCCCTGCGGGCGCGGTTTCCCGCTGATGCGGCGCGTGCCCGCCACCGGGACGTGGTTTCAGACGGTGGAAGGGCGGTTCATCCCCGGCGACGCGTTCGCCCGTGGTCTTGCCGCCCGTCTGGACGCACTTCTGGCACTCGTCCCCGGCGAGAGTGCTGCCGGAGGGCACCCCGACGGGGGTGCGGCGCGGCACGGCGACGGTGATGGAGAGGGCGGAGGCAACGGAAGCGATAACCGTGGCACCGGGCATCATGCGGGACATGACACCGCGCATGGCGGCAGCCATCAGATGGGGCCTCACATGGGGCGTGGCGACAGCCGGCACCCCGCGCACAGGGGCGGGCGTGGCGCATACCGCGCATGGCCCGCCTTCAGGCAGGTGGTCCCCGGCGTCGTCCACGTCGTCCTTCCGGCGGAGTGCGCCATGGGTGCGACCCCCTTCGGGGCCCTCGTGCGTGACACCGTGCGCGAGGTCGTGCGCGACGCCGCGCAAGGGGCCGGGGCCGCAGACGCCTCGGCGCTGGCGACCCTGACGTTCGTGCAGGCGACGACTCCAGCGGGGCGCGACGCTTCGCACGGGGGCGGACCGCCGCAAGGAGGGCACAGGCCATGACCATCGTCCTCGCGTGTCTCGTGGTGGTGCTGACGGTGGCGGGCACGGCCCGCGCCCTGCACGAGTCGGGGCGGGCGGCTGCGCCGCGCGTGGTGGCCCCGGTGCTCACGGCCGTTCTCGTGGTGGCCGAGACCTATCTCGCCGTGGCCACCGAGGTCGCGCCGTGGACGTTGCAGGCGACGCTCATCCTTCAGGCGCTGCTGGCCCCGGCGTGGGCCACGTTCGCCCTGTGCTACGGGCGCGAGTGCTCATGGCGCACGCTGCCGCGCAGCGGCAGGCTGCTGCTGGCCCTGTCGCTGTCGCCCGTGCTCATGGCGGCCGTGCTGCCACCCGATCAGTTGTTCTATCTTGCCGACTTCACGGCCGAACGAGTCTTCTACCTCGAACCGCGCGCCTTCTTCCTCTACCTGCAACTGCTGCTGTGCCTGCTGCTGTCGGCGGGCAACCTCGAGACCACGCTCCGCAACAGCCGCCACAGCCAGCGCTGGCGCATCAAGCTGGCCCTCGTCGGCATGGGGGCGGTGCTCGCGGCGCTCTGCCTGCAATACGGGCAGGGGCTGGTCATCCGCACCCTCGACCTCGGCTATGTGGGGCTGCGCAACGGGGCCGTGGCGCTTGGCTTCGCGCTGTTCCTCTTCGCCGAGACGCGCCGTGGCAGCGACAAGGTGCACATCGCGCGGCGTCTGGCCTTCCGGTCCGTGGTCGCCATCATCGCGGGCGGGTACCTGCTTGGACTCGGCGTGCTGCGCGAGGGCGTGCGTCTGGCGGGGCCTGATTTCGAACGGCACTTCGCGCTGGCCATCGTCTTCGCCGTCGTCCTCGCGGGGTTGATCATCCTGCTGTCGGACCACCTGCGCAGGCGGTTCAGCATCTGGATGCACCGCACCTTCTACAACGAGAAGTACGACTACCGCACACAGTGGATCAACTTCACCGACATGCTCTCCCATGCCCGCAACACCCGCGACTTCGTGGACGTGATGCTGGTGGGCCTGTGCGATGCCTTCGGCTTCGTGGGGGCTGCCTTCGTGCCCGCCGACTTCGAACACCCCGGACAGGCCCGCGACGCCGTGGTCTACGAGATGGAACCGCTGCCGCCCACGCTGCCCGCCACGGCCTTCGGCGGACTGCTGGTCTACGAGGGTGGCCCGTGCACGCTGGACACGGTGGCGGGGCTCTTGAGCGAAGACGCGCTCGAAGCCCTGCAAGACGCCGGGGTGGGCCTCGTGCTGCCGGTGCGCACCGTGGAGGGCTGCGAGGGGGTGGTGCTACTGGCACGGCCCATCGACACCCGCGAGGAGCACGACCTTGAGGACTTCGAACTCCTCGAGGCCATGGGACGCCAGATAGCCCTGTGCGTGCGCAGCTTCCGCCTTGGCGACGAACTGGCGGTGGCGCGCGAGATGGAGGCGCTGGGCCGCTTCGCCGCGCTGGTGATGCACGACCTCAAGAATCAGGTCTACGCGCTCTCGCTGCTGGTGGACAACGCGCGGCTGTACATCGCCGAACCCGAGTTCCAGCGCGACCTTGTGGAGACGCTCACCAACAGCGTCAGCAACATGCGCAACCTCATCTCGCAACTGACGCGCCTGCCGGGGCGCGAGAACCTGCATCTCGCCCCTGTCGACCTCATGGAACTGGCACGCGAGGCGTGCGCCAGCCTGCCGGGGGCGGACATCCGCTTCGAGGGCGCGGGGGTGCGGGCCGCGGTCGATGCGGAGCAGGTGTCGAAGGTGCTCGTGAACCTGTGCCTCAACGCCATCGAGGCCGACCCCGCGGGGCCGGTGGTGGTGCGGGTGGGTGTGAACGGCGGCCCGCTCATCAAGGTCGAGGACTCGGCGGGCGGCATCGACCCCGCCCTGTTGCGCGACGGACTGTTCAAGCCCTTCAGATCGACCAAGAAGCGCGGCATGGGCATCGGCCTGTACCATTGCCGCAAGATCGTCGAGGCGCACGGTGGCACCATCGGCGTGGAGTCGCAGCCCGGACGCGGCAGCACCTTCACCGTGCAGTTCGCCCGGAGGGAGGGCTGACGGTTCGGTGAAGGATGACGTGACGGGAGCGTAAGGGCGGCGCGTAGCCGGGGCATATGACTGGCAGGGCATGGCAGCGGGACGTGCCAGCGGGACGTGACAGGTGCGCGTGTCCGGCGGGGGTGTCCGGCGGGTGGAGGGAGACGGAGGTGGTGACGGGCGCGGCGAAGGCGCGACATCTTCGGCCTTGCGAGGGGCGTCGTGCCGTGTCCGGGTCGACCCGGGGCGATGCAGGCGTCACCCGGCACTCGTCACCCGGCGGCGTTCGGCGGTGCGTACCCGGCGGGCCATGTCGGCCGCGTCCGAGCGGGGGCCACCCGCTGGCGTACGGTCGGGAGTCACCGAAAGGCGTGCCGGGAGTGCAAGGGCGGCATCGCGCGGCGCGGTGCGTCGTCACCGGAGGGCATCGGGCATCATCGTACAACACGGCTTTGCGACGACGAGGGGATGATCATGTACCGCAATATCGTGTTCAAGGGCGGGGGCATCAAGGGGCTGGCCTACGCCGGGGCCTTGCGCGCCATGGGGCGGCACGGGATGTTGCGGGATGTGCGCCGCACCGCCGGGACGTCGTCGGGAGCCATGGCCGCCGTCTTTCTCGCACTGGGGGCCACGCCCGACCAGATGGTGGACATCCTGCTGCGCACCCCGTTCCACAAGTTCATGGACGGTTCGCGCTGGCTTGGCGGCGACTTGCAGCGACTGGTGCGCGATTTCGGCTGGTTCAAGGGCGAAGTGCTCGAACGCTGGGCGCGGTCGAACATCGGCGTGCTGACCGGAAAGCCGCACATGACCTTCGGTGAACTGCGCCAGCGGGCCGATGTCGAACCGGGGCGCTTTCTCGACCTCACGGTGGTGGGGGCCAACCTCTCGCGCGAGACGCCCGAACTCTTCAACGCCGAACGCACGCCCGACACCCCCATCCACGAGGCCCTGCGCATCTCCATGAGCATCCCGCTGTTCTTCACGGCGGTGCGCAACAGCCGGGGCGAGGTGCTGGTGGATGGCAGCGTCATCTGGAACTACCCCATCTCGCTGTACGACCGCGCACGCTACGTGATGCACGGCGATCACGTGCGGGGCGATGCCGGACACGGCGAAGCGGGGCGGAGCGGGGCGACGCGGGATGCTGCGGGGCGGTGTGATACGTCGGGCTGGAATGTGCCACCGAGAGACGCAAGCCGGGTACGCGCGGGGCAGGGTGATGCGGTGCACGGCAGCGCCGTGCGGGGCGAAGATGGTCCGGGCGATGCATCACCGGATGCTTGCGGGCGTCGCCTCACTGGACAGGGCAACGCGATGCACGGTGAGGACGGGCAGGCTGACACCCCGCCGGGTGAGTCCAGACAGGGCGATGCGAGGCAGAACGTTGCCCTACGGGGTGACGCCGCTCCCGGCGAATATGGTCCGGGCGAATATGGTCCGGGCGATGCCAGACCAGGCGAAGCAGGACGCGGCGTAGCGAGGGGGGATACACCTCGGCAGGGCAAGGCCGGTCGGGGTGATGCGGGGCAGGGTGATGCATGTCCGCACAATCCCGACGCCGTGACCTTCAACCGCGAGACGCTGGGCTTCATGGTCGAATCGCGACACGGTGAGGAGTTGCTTCACCACGACGTCACCCCCGTGGCGGACTTCCGCACCTACCTGCGCTCCATTCTCGGCTTCATCACCGACAGCATGCACAGCGCCTACCTGTCGGAACACGACTGGAAGCGTACCGTGCTCATCGACGCACTGGGGGTGCGTACCACCGACTTCCAGATCTCGCGCGAACAGGTGCGCAGCCTCATCGACAGTGGCGACAGGTGCGTCGAGGCCTTCATTGCCAGCCGCAAGGGCTACCGTGATGGGGGCATGGCATGAGGGCGGGGATGCCGGGCGGGTGATGTCGTCCTCGGAGTACGCGCCCCGGTTGCGGCAGCGCACCAGCAGGACCATCGTCCCGGAAGCGTCATGCTGGCGAACATGGTGAGCAGTCCCTGTCTCAAGATTCGCATGACAGATAGATTACTGCAGAAGGCCTTGGAGACGCCTCCGGTGACGCGATGAAGATTGCACCTGCGGTCGCATCGGGTTTCATGATGTCGATGCATCCTGCTTGGCCTTGCAGAAGGCAAGCAAGGTCATGCGCTGGCGGATGGACGACGACCATGCCTTTTGCGTGGCAGCATGTCCGGCGTGGTATCCTCCATGTACGGCCTGTCTTTCCGCGAGACAGGTGCGAACGGTTGCATGTCATGCCCCATCGGAAAACAGGAAGCGACGGAATTTTACGGTCATCGAGTGCATTGTGTGGGGCATTCGACTCGAGAATGCCTGAAATATCGCGTCGGGTGCGAGACCGGGATGTGCCGTCATTATTCTCTTCACACCCCGGTGCAAGAGAATGTACGCAAAAGCAATGGCCATGGAGATGATGACTATGCCCGGTGTGCGAATGAATACGAGTTTGAGTAGATTGGTGCTGTACCCTATCGGGACAATAGACATCACTGCCGTGTGGAATATGTAGATGTACCCTGTGGTGGAGGCGATATGCTTCAGCATGTTCGTAGAAGTGTCGCCGAAATGGAGGTTCTTGAAGAGCAAGAACAACGATGCCGTGTAGACCATGATGAAGGGATTGTTACTATAGTAGAAGAATTCGCTGAGTGAACCTGTATGCATCGAGAGTGCGAATCCCGACAGCGTGGCTAGGACAAGGCCAGATGCAGCACATATGACAAGTGCCCTTGTATTGAAACGTCTCGTCGTTGTCGCCAGCAAGTGCCCAAGCACGAAGTACCCTACGAAGTAGGAACCATAAAGCATGTTGTCGATGTATGACTTGTACAGCCCAAGGATATTGGAGAATAGCGGATTCATGATGCTGAAGAAGACCCAGAGCATTACGAACAGTTTCTCCATGGACCTGTTCTTTGCCAGCTGCTGCAGTATCGGCGCCACAAGAACAAGCCCGATGAGCATGAAGAAGAACCACATCCCCGAACCGAAACCGTCGTAGTAGTCATACACAATGCCCTTCAGCAAGGGCGTGGGGATGTTAAGATAGATGGCAAGTCCCTTGGCGATGACAAGGCCGAGAAAGAGATAGCCCGCATAGCTTGTCAGGTACTTGCCGTAGAAGCGCTTCACATCGGTGAGTGATTCTGTCGTTCGCGAAAGAAGGACGGCCCCGCTGCACATGATGAAGGCCGGTACTGCAAAGCGGGCCATCATTGAAACGAAATGGGATGAGAACCAGTCAAGACTCGCGGTGAATGTGCCAAGTTTGAAGCCTACGACGTGGATGATTACAACGAAATAGATGGAAACGATCTTCAATGCATCGAGATAGGCCAATCGTCTTGTGGTGCTCATGGGTGTAACCTCCTTGCTACGTAGATGCAGGGCGTCTGGAAAACGATGCCGTCACCATTTTCGAGCGTCCTTTGTCCAGTAGCCATAGGCCCACCATGGGCGCGAGGGGTCGCGTTCGTCGGGGTGGAAGAGAGTCACGACGTTGGCGTCAGGCGCGTTGAGAACGATAAGCTTGTAGTTCGTTCCGTCAGACCTGTAGAGAAACTGTACGTTGTTTTCAGCTGTCTCTATGGGAAGAAAGTCTTGCTGTACGGGGTAGCTGCCTTTTTCTTTTCTTTCGGCTTCTATCGTGTCGCGCAACGAGGCTGCGTGTTCAAGGAGCTTGCTCGCGACTTCAGGGCGATGTTGATAGTATACGAAGCATATGTGCCATATGGAGAGAAAAACCACCATGACAGGTATAAAAGAAATGGCAGATACTCTTGCACCATGTTGCGCGGGCTTGTTACGCAGCGCATGGAACGCAAAGGCAAGAGCCACTGTGGCCCATAGAGCGCACATGATATACACTTGGGCGTAGGTGTTGGCGTGGATGAATGCCTGCTTGCCTGCCACTTCCGGGCTGGTGCGAGGCAGGAAGGCGAAAGCCGGGCCATAACCGATGGCCACCCGAAGGAAACTCGGATGCTCCATCCAAGCTATCGTCCTGTAGAGGTTGTCCCGTGCGCTCACCCCTTCCTTGAGCCCGAATTCGTTGATGGGGGACTGGGTATACCCCCACGCAGGATTTGAGTTGAAGGCTACCGGGGCTAGCGTGCCGAAAATCGATGTGACCAGAAGCGCTGCGATGACGACCCGCGAGACGACACTCTTCTGTGCACCTGCCCGCAGCCGCCAAAGGGTGAAGCCGAGAAAACCCAGAGGGACGAGAGGATAGAGGTATCTGAACCCGTAGGCTGAACCGGGCATGCGCCACAGCAGTACGGCGGCTATGGGGCCTGCCATGTAGAGTACGGCGAGAAGAGTCCATGCTATCCAGAGTGTGCGTTGACCGTGCCGGCGGGCGGAGGTGCCTCCATGGAACAGGAGTGCCCCGACCCCGAAGAAGGCAATCGGCATGAAGCACCACAAGGGGAAGCTGTTGCCGACGAGGATGACCGGCAGCAGGGCAAGCCGCGAAGCCACAAGGGCTATCACGTCGCCCACGAACGCGATGAAGGTCGTATAGACCGGCACGTAGGAGTATATGTTGCCGTACGAGTCGAGTTTCGGTGCAGGCCCGGCATAGATTCCGTACATGAGCGCTATGGCCACGGCAAAGCATGGCACGAGGGCAAGCACGTACTGTGCCGTCTTGGCCAGAAACGTTCTCCTGTCGAATGTCTGCATGGTCAGCATCAGACCAAGCAGTGCCAGAGGCGGGAACAGGAC
Coding sequences:
- a CDS encoding type III PLP-dependent enzyme domain-containing protein produces the protein MSLMSHMMQLTGSLLRRASYRRQMRQGRPPLSLWGLADEDGVLTVGGASAVALAAAYGTPLLVVDEKALRAKVAEVRAVLDDELPGARLTYSYKTNCIPGILRVLHDAGVGAEAISAYEYWLAQSLGVPGEQLIYNGVDKSPESLAMAVAHGALINIDNRDEVDAVLATARAQGRVARIGLRLGLNRSAQFGLDPDSAEGDGDIAHVVARCKAHPEHASLEALHFNVTSNARHSGYHVRCLALALDVMRTLARVHGVHIRLLDVGGGFGVQTSKNMSGVEYGLYRLFGVAPGGAWLDPFQDFRLYIRDMAALLTSYCRDNALPQPVVCLEPGRLLTSGAELLLTRVKAVKERPGAEPFAITDGGRLSQAYPCDFEWHEAFLANDLRRPLARAYTVTGRVCTRSDWLYRGKVMPELASGDILAVLDAGAYFSSYAMNFAFPRAAVVGVEDGRARVMRHRETFRHLTAMDEVQLVDVKLDGVALDDEASAGAGPHETGCVGMSGALGASGAGGLPGMPAAPSPGTPSSPPRAHGTTGTRGGGA
- a CDS encoding lipid II:glycine glycyltransferase FemX codes for the protein MTGHALHIAPCGPSRHAEWDAFVEAHPARPLFHSRRWLSLLARHQGVRLDLHCIEAQGRVVGLLPMFSRGYGVIRVHSSPYVVTDTPYLGPLVDDDVSPHALWAALLDHARHSGMDFVRLFTRVGMACPPVDGTPAGVQRKTTHVLDLTPGEEALWNGLEGRCRTAVRKAAKEGVTVEPMADDAALERFVDMLEGVYARQGLTSPNPRAFYRDVWRTFGGREVVGLTARHEGRDIASALFVMDARDAYYISGASAGDCGRLSPNNILQWEAIRLALARGVVRYDFVGSDIPRIARFKASFGGQLHEYWCVECAPSRVARFMRAAYPWLKRRLGRV
- a CDS encoding phenylacetate--CoA ligase family protein, yielding MIGYARMMLHRLSNSACHARMREHLALERLPHDELRQRQFWVAVTLLKHAYETVPHYRALMDGAGLHPDAVRSFADFAALPVLRRWPAGAPAPDLVSKALPRKALAALQGQSAENGGCLPAPILRDRAARDETQANWLLCLTFAGWTQADMVVRLYAASGDESGDLLHPGVREWLAGTLAVDGCTYAPDAVAQWVKAIRRCGRAYVLGNARVMADMADFMREGGIRLGNVRGAVVSGGRGDHHPYANGLPDAGGLHIGVPGQTDQTGQTGQTGHAVHTGPADGDGTGRQRIAEAFGCPVFDLYGCAEVPCIAMQCGAGNLHLLTHSAHVAFEPDAACGPPRLIVTDLNNRAMPVLRFDTGDHGVPVDGPCPCGRGFPLMRRVPATGTWFQTVEGRFIPGDAFARGLAARLDALLALVPGESAAGGHPDGGAARHGDGDGEGGGNGSDNRGTGHHAGHDTAHGGSHQMGPHMGRGDSRHPAHRGGRGAYRAWPAFRQVVPGVVHVVLPAECAMGATPFGALVRDTVREVVRDAAQGAGAADASALATLTFVQATTPAGRDASHGGGPPQGGHRP
- the prsK gene encoding XrtA/PEP-CTERM system histidine kinase PrsK, with translation MTIVLACLVVVLTVAGTARALHESGRAAAPRVVAPVLTAVLVVAETYLAVATEVAPWTLQATLILQALLAPAWATFALCYGRECSWRTLPRSGRLLLALSLSPVLMAAVLPPDQLFYLADFTAERVFYLEPRAFFLYLQLLLCLLLSAGNLETTLRNSRHSQRWRIKLALVGMGAVLAALCLQYGQGLVIRTLDLGYVGLRNGAVALGFALFLFAETRRGSDKVHIARRLAFRSVVAIIAGGYLLGLGVLREGVRLAGPDFERHFALAIVFAVVLAGLIILLSDHLRRRFSIWMHRTFYNEKYDYRTQWINFTDMLSHARNTRDFVDVMLVGLCDAFGFVGAAFVPADFEHPGQARDAVVYEMEPLPPTLPATAFGGLLVYEGGPCTLDTVAGLLSEDALEALQDAGVGLVLPVRTVEGCEGVVLLARPIDTREEHDLEDFELLEAMGRQIALCVRSFRLGDELAVAREMEALGRFAALVMHDLKNQVYALSLLVDNARLYIAEPEFQRDLVETLTNSVSNMRNLISQLTRLPGRENLHLAPVDLMELAREACASLPGADIRFEGAGVRAAVDAEQVSKVLVNLCLNAIEADPAGPVVVRVGVNGGPLIKVEDSAGGIDPALLRDGLFKPFRSTKKRGMGIGLYHCRKIVEAHGGTIGVESQPGRGSTFTVQFARREG
- a CDS encoding patatin-like phospholipase family protein is translated as MYRNIVFKGGGIKGLAYAGALRAMGRHGMLRDVRRTAGTSSGAMAAVFLALGATPDQMVDILLRTPFHKFMDGSRWLGGDLQRLVRDFGWFKGEVLERWARSNIGVLTGKPHMTFGELRQRADVEPGRFLDLTVVGANLSRETPELFNAERTPDTPIHEALRISMSIPLFFTAVRNSRGEVLVDGSVIWNYPISLYDRARYVMHGDHVRGDAGHGEAGRSGATRDAAGRCDTSGWNVPPRDASRVRAGQGDAVHGSAVRGEDGPGDASPDACGRRLTGQGNAMHGEDGQADTPPGESRQGDARQNVALRGDAAPGEYGPGEYGPGDARPGEAGRGVARGDTPRQGKAGRGDAGQGDACPHNPDAVTFNRETLGFMVESRHGEELLHHDVTPVADFRTYLRSILGFITDSMHSAYLSEHDWKRTVLIDALGVRTTDFQISREQVRSLIDSGDRCVEAFIASRKGYRDGGMA
- a CDS encoding acyltransferase; protein product: MSTTRRLAYLDALKIVSIYFVVIIHVVGFKLGTFTASLDWFSSHFVSMMARFAVPAFIMCSGAVLLSRTTESLTDVKRFYGKYLTSYAGYLFLGLVIAKGLAIYLNIPTPLLKGIVYDYYDGFGSGMWFFFMLIGLVLVAPILQQLAKNRSMEKLFVMLWVFFSIMNPLFSNILGLYKSYIDNMLYGSYFVGYFVLGHLLATTTRRFNTRALVICAASGLVLATLSGFALSMHTGSLSEFFYYSNNPFIMVYTASLFLLFKNLHFGDTSTNMLKHIASTTGYIYIFHTAVMSIVPIGYSTNLLKLVFIRTPGIVIISMAIAFAYILLHRGVKRIMTAHPGLAPDAIFQAFSSRMPHTMHSMTVKFRRFLFSDGA
- a CDS encoding DUF3488 domain-containing protein, whose amino-acid sequence is MPSRYAWKDAIGIILVIGTVFCLSYTIGANAWWYSKEAIHDDACTLGHSFTMGLDFDLDYMNEVSLGKYAKSYRGTPPVPPGIGVLSAPFVAFFSIFDRMAEHPVIQNHAQYFGSWAFFAVGLSSSFYFLMGAYLYYRGLRSLIDISPAFVFLLCTGTGILFYVLMRPLMAHAFEFFNYALCFFASVQLYREESRRQWLYALLAAIAVTLAWLTRLHAIFPVLFPPLALLGLMLTMQTFDRRTFLAKTAQYVLALVPCFAVAIALMYGIYAGPAPKLDSYGNIYSYVPVYTTFIAFVGDVIALVASRLALLPVILVGNSFPLWCFMPIAFFGVGALLFHGGTSARRHGQRTLWIAWTLLAVLYMAGPIAAVLLWRMPGSAYGFRYLYPLVPLGFLGFTLWRLRAGAQKSVVSRVVIAALLVTSIFGTLAPVAFNSNPAWGYTQSPINEFGLKEGVSARDNLYRTIAWMEHPSFLRVAIGYGPAFAFLPRTSPEVAGKQAFIHANTYAQVYIMCALWATVALAFAFHALRNKPAQHGARVSAISFIPVMVVFLSIWHICFVYYQHRPEVASKLLEHAASLRDTIEAERKEKGSYPVQQDFLPIETAENNVQFLYRSDGTNYKLIVLNAPDANVVTLFHPDERDPSRPWWAYGYWTKDARKW